In a single window of the Polyangia bacterium genome:
- a CDS encoding OmpA family protein, translating into MQRVVTDIVHQLGAFDTSRTLVIDPLLDGRTGQQTGASESVQRELATSLAATIKNLKEVAFNGEGASQARWLITGTLTVLPEPNRFRLNVALSDRQSGIVVAQAVTPFVQTGLDVAPTRFYGDSPSLVRDRSVDGYLRTAETPKGNPADALYIEQVPTSALLADALGAYNAERWADALDLYNQAAQRKDGQQLRTFNGIYLTNVRLGHMKDAEEAFARIAALGLATNNLAVKLLFRPGGTEFWPDPKVSALYPMWLRQIARAVQSADTCLNVIGHTSHSGSEQLNDRLSLARAVAIRDRLEHDVPSLSHKSKVSGVGYRENLVGTGADDASDALDRRVEFKVVGCGK; encoded by the coding sequence GTGCAACGTGTGGTCACCGACATCGTTCATCAACTGGGCGCGTTCGACACCTCGCGCACCCTGGTGATCGATCCCCTGCTGGACGGCCGCACTGGGCAGCAAACCGGGGCCAGCGAAAGTGTGCAGCGCGAGCTGGCCACGTCCCTGGCGGCCACCATCAAGAACCTGAAAGAGGTCGCGTTCAACGGCGAGGGCGCCTCGCAAGCACGATGGTTGATCACCGGCACGCTGACGGTGCTGCCAGAACCGAATCGCTTCCGGTTGAACGTGGCGCTGTCGGATCGCCAGAGCGGCATCGTGGTGGCGCAGGCAGTGACGCCTTTCGTGCAAACCGGGCTGGATGTCGCCCCGACTCGATTTTATGGCGACAGTCCGTCCTTGGTGCGGGATCGCTCGGTGGACGGCTATTTGCGAACCGCGGAGACGCCGAAAGGAAATCCGGCCGACGCCCTTTACATCGAGCAGGTGCCCACTTCCGCGCTGCTGGCCGACGCGCTCGGTGCCTACAACGCCGAGCGCTGGGCCGACGCGCTGGACTTGTACAACCAGGCTGCCCAGCGCAAAGACGGCCAGCAGCTGCGCACGTTCAACGGCATCTACCTGACCAACGTGCGTCTTGGACACATGAAAGACGCCGAAGAAGCCTTCGCGCGCATCGCCGCTCTGGGACTTGCGACCAACAACCTGGCGGTCAAGCTTCTCTTCAGGCCCGGCGGCACCGAGTTCTGGCCCGATCCCAAGGTCAGCGCGCTTTACCCCATGTGGCTGCGCCAGATCGCCCGCGCCGTGCAGTCGGCTGACACCTGCCTCAACGTCATCGGCCACACCAGCCACAGCGGCTCGGAGCAACTGAACGACCGCCTGTCACTGGCCCGCGCCGTCGCCATCCGCGACCGCCTGGAACACGACGTTCCCAGCCTGTCGCACAAGTCGAAGGTCAGCGGCGTCGGCTATCGCGAGAACCTGGTCGGCACCGGCGCCGACGACGCCAGCGACGCCTTGGACCGGCGGGTTGAGTTCAAAGTCGTGGGGTGCGGAAAGTGA
- a CDS encoding DUF5615 family PIN-like protein, protein MKLLLDMNLPPRWVQFLATKGIEAVHWSAVGDARATDATIMRWAEERG, encoded by the coding sequence ATGAAGCTCCTTTTGGACATGAATCTGCCGCCCAGGTGGGTGCAGTTCCTGGCCACGAAGGGAATCGAGGCGGTCCACTGGTCGGCGGTGGGCGATGCGCGCGCCACCGACGCGACCATCATGCGGTGGGCCGAAGAGCGCGGCTGA
- a CDS encoding metalloregulator ArsR/SmtB family transcription factor, whose translation MLIVNLMVDRVADHLDSVFRALAHPARRAILRRIARAEQSVTELAEPFDMSLEAVSKHVRVLEKARLVKRTRRGRMHHCRLRPEPLKDAAKVLTQLATLWNGRLDALERLLSELKNEK comes from the coding sequence GTGCTGATAGTCAACCTTATGGTTGACCGTGTTGCCGACCACCTCGACAGCGTTTTTCGGGCCCTGGCCCATCCGGCGCGGCGGGCGATCTTGCGGCGGATCGCCCGCGCGGAGCAGAGCGTGACCGAGCTGGCAGAACCGTTCGACATGTCGCTCGAGGCTGTCTCAAAGCACGTGCGTGTTCTGGAGAAAGCGCGCCTGGTGAAGCGAACGCGGCGCGGACGCATGCATCACTGTCGCCTCCGGCCGGAGCCCTTGAAGGACGCCGCGAAGGTGCTGACCCAGCTGGCGACCCTGTGGAACGGGCGTCTCGATGCTCTCGAGCGTCTTCTTTCGGAGCTCAAGAATGAGAAGTGA
- a CDS encoding PEGA domain-containing protein, protein MARLLLQSRVVAALLFSSLLQIASPVVAQSDNKAAARQHFEKGVAAFDDRRFAEAAEEFDAAYRLSPAFVVLYNIGQVDVALGRSVEAVDAFEKYLKQGASTISDTRRQEVLDEIEKQSARIGTIAVRTLPEGATVRLDGVLIGKTPLPGPLRVTAGRHTVEAVLAEHTLETREIIVAGRSHESLEITLASIAAAVAPAQTPAPSPPRPPLGEHAVIEEHVFMENQNAAPPAATKPAVETVVTPTPHSSVNWQRIIGVVITVGGVATATVGGVMAFQGNNQANDAKDRLAIESGAAYDADKVIFDDGKSRNQRGWITAAVGAGIVVGGVVVVATAPDRSSSVALAPSVGVSGGGFTMSGAW, encoded by the coding sequence GTGGCACGGCTTCTGCTTCAGTCGCGGGTCGTGGCTGCTCTGTTGTTCTCTTCGCTGCTTCAGATTGCGTCGCCGGTTGTGGCGCAATCCGACAACAAAGCGGCGGCGCGCCAGCACTTTGAAAAAGGTGTGGCCGCGTTCGATGACCGTCGCTTTGCCGAGGCCGCCGAGGAGTTCGACGCTGCGTACCGCCTGTCTCCGGCATTCGTTGTTCTCTACAACATCGGTCAGGTGGATGTCGCCCTCGGCCGGTCGGTGGAGGCGGTCGACGCCTTCGAGAAGTACCTCAAGCAAGGCGCGTCGACGATCTCCGACACGCGTCGCCAGGAGGTCCTCGATGAGATCGAGAAGCAAAGCGCCCGCATCGGCACCATCGCCGTACGTACGCTGCCAGAGGGCGCGACCGTGCGGCTGGACGGTGTGCTCATTGGTAAGACGCCGTTGCCCGGTCCGTTGCGCGTCACCGCCGGCCGCCACACCGTCGAGGCCGTGCTCGCCGAGCACACGCTGGAGACGCGCGAGATCATCGTCGCCGGTCGCAGTCACGAATCGCTCGAGATCACGCTGGCCTCGATTGCCGCGGCTGTGGCGCCGGCGCAGACGCCTGCGCCGAGTCCGCCGAGACCACCGCTGGGCGAGCACGCGGTCATCGAAGAGCACGTGTTCATGGAGAACCAGAACGCGGCGCCGCCCGCAGCCACGAAGCCCGCGGTGGAGACTGTCGTGACTCCGACACCGCATTCGTCGGTGAACTGGCAGCGCATCATTGGCGTGGTCATCACAGTCGGCGGCGTGGCCACGGCTACCGTGGGCGGCGTGATGGCCTTTCAGGGCAACAACCAGGCGAACGACGCCAAGGACCGACTGGCCATCGAAAGCGGCGCCGCCTACGACGCTGACAAAGTGATCTTCGACGACGGCAAAAGCCGCAACCAGCGTGGCTGGATAACGGCGGCGGTAGGCGCAGGAATCGTCGTGGGCGGCGTTGTCGTCGTCGCCACCGCTCCGGACAGATCGAGCTCCGTCGCACTCGCGCCCTCGGTGGGGGTGAGTGGCGGCGGTTTCACAATGAGCGGCGCCTGGTAG
- a CDS encoding sigma 54-interacting transcriptional regulator has product MGGGRNRVDSNGEGHDTLPSASTARANQRGIVTRVRWVFPGSVLSVISGTHVVGRDDSCDSVLTGNEISRRHAEFRLDGPIAAVRDLDSRNGVFVNGLPCDDARLSGGDVIRCGEWIGIVEMGSHDGQGFGEIAPGWFGGSSLRAAVEAASRISNDLPVIVQGETGTGKEGMARALHGWSKRRGPFVAVNCAALPAELAEAELFGYRKGAFTGADTARPGLFRAADGGTIFLDEILDLPAPLQPKLLRVLEERRVRGLGETQEIPVDIRVLAATQEPLASAVKERRFRADLHARLDGLTVVLPPLRERKEDIVSLFQEFLRQHANGPTPKLEAKLIEALCLYDWPLNVRELLLLTRRLLGVHGREPTLKRSHLPERIIATRADVVEKQSSAEISQRPLRRRTDDDTEFEAFINALRANGGSVSRAAEAMGLSRARAYRLLAAHPDFSVDSVRLS; this is encoded by the coding sequence ATGGGTGGCGGCCGGAATCGGGTTGATTCGAACGGAGAGGGGCATGACACGCTGCCGTCAGCGAGTACGGCGCGGGCTAATCAGCGCGGAATTGTGACGCGCGTGCGTTGGGTCTTTCCCGGAAGCGTGCTCAGCGTCATCTCGGGAACCCACGTCGTTGGTCGGGACGATTCTTGCGACTCCGTTCTCACGGGAAATGAGATCTCTCGGCGTCATGCTGAGTTTAGGTTGGATGGACCGATTGCAGCGGTGCGTGACCTCGACAGTCGAAACGGGGTGTTCGTCAACGGTCTGCCTTGCGATGACGCGCGGCTGTCCGGCGGAGACGTCATCCGCTGTGGCGAATGGATCGGCATCGTCGAGATGGGCAGTCACGATGGCCAAGGCTTCGGCGAGATCGCGCCCGGGTGGTTCGGGGGTTCGTCATTGCGCGCCGCCGTGGAGGCCGCCAGTCGGATAAGCAACGACTTGCCAGTCATTGTTCAAGGCGAGACGGGAACCGGCAAAGAAGGAATGGCGCGGGCCCTGCACGGCTGGAGCAAACGTCGGGGGCCGTTCGTGGCGGTCAACTGTGCGGCTTTGCCGGCAGAGCTGGCGGAGGCTGAATTGTTTGGTTACCGCAAAGGCGCCTTCACCGGTGCCGATACTGCGCGCCCTGGGCTTTTTCGGGCAGCCGACGGCGGCACCATTTTTCTGGACGAGATTCTCGATCTGCCCGCCCCGCTGCAACCAAAGCTGCTTCGAGTCTTGGAGGAACGTCGCGTTCGGGGTTTGGGCGAAACCCAGGAAATTCCCGTCGACATCCGCGTGCTCGCAGCCACGCAAGAACCCCTGGCCTCCGCCGTGAAAGAGCGCCGATTTCGTGCCGACCTGCATGCCCGTCTCGACGGGTTGACGGTGGTCCTCCCCCCGCTGCGGGAGCGAAAAGAGGACATCGTTTCACTCTTTCAAGAGTTTTTGCGCCAACATGCGAACGGTCCGACGCCGAAGCTTGAAGCCAAGCTGATCGAGGCCCTGTGCCTTTACGACTGGCCTCTCAACGTGCGTGAGCTGTTGCTTCTCACCCGTCGGCTTCTGGGTGTTCATGGGCGTGAGCCAACGCTGAAACGCTCGCATCTCCCGGAGCGAATCATCGCGACACGGGCAGACGTCGTTGAGAAACAGTCCTCGGCCGAAATCAGTCAAAGACCGCTCCGCCGCCGCACAGATGACGACACCGAGTTCGAGGCCTTCATTAATGCCTTACGCGCGAACGGCGGCAGCGTCTCGCGCGCCGCCGAAGCAATGGGACTCAGCCGCGCGCGCGCCTATCGGCTGCTGGCCGCTCACCCCGATTTTTCCGTCGATAGCGTACGTCTCTCATAA
- a CDS encoding SRPBCC domain-containing protein, whose product MIAIKDEIRIAAPASKVYEALTLQAGYRGWWNAAGEVPEAVGGVANLHFVKEGKPVNMRFRIDEMKANESVRWTCVANDGPGWVGTTLSWRIKDAGGAVLVSFEHDGWKDPPPEMISQSWKHFLGSLKSYVETGTGQPW is encoded by the coding sequence ATGATCGCAATCAAGGACGAGATTCGAATTGCCGCTCCGGCGAGCAAGGTCTACGAGGCACTCACGCTCCAGGCCGGCTACCGTGGCTGGTGGAACGCGGCGGGAGAAGTCCCTGAAGCGGTCGGCGGCGTGGCCAACCTTCACTTCGTCAAAGAGGGCAAGCCGGTGAACATGCGTTTCCGAATCGACGAGATGAAGGCGAACGAGAGCGTTCGCTGGACCTGTGTGGCCAACGACGGCCCGGGTTGGGTCGGTACGACGTTGAGCTGGCGAATCAAGGACGCGGGTGGCGCAGTCTTGGTCTCCTTTGAACATGATGGGTGGAAGGATCCGCCGCCAGAAATGATCTCGCAGAGCTGGAAGCACTTCCTCGGCAGTCTGAAGTCATACGTGGAGACAGGCACCGGACAACCCTGGTAG
- a CDS encoding efflux RND transporter permease subunit: MWIVRLALRRPYTVLVSVLVVFLFGGLSIGRLKRDVLPNIDIPVVIVIWNFPGLPATEMEKRVVFITERALSTTVNGIERIESQSLSSVGLVRVYFEQGTDIGAAIAQINAVCNTIVRILPPGMTPPNILQFNASNVQVAHLTVKSDSLSEQELFDYGLNFLRLRLFTIPGLSTPAPFGGRSREVVVDLEPQKMQARGVSAEDVVDGLVANNVILPAGQARIGGTEYDVLMNSSPSVVEEFNTMPLKVVNGMPVLLGDVAHVHDGYAVQTNIVRVNGRRATYLSILRKVGSSTLTVVDAVRKLLPSIKAAAPPGTDLSIDFDQSVFVRAAISSVLREAAIAAGLVSLMIFFFLGSWRLVVIVCTSIPIALLFGVVGLFVTGQTLNLMTLGGLALAVGMLVDDATVEIENIHRNRLEGKALTVAILDGAHQVAVPALAATLTICIVFFPVVMLEGPARYLFVPLAIAVIFSMLASYLLSRTLVPTLARRLMPATDDGQAGNKPGEGAHSEKKPALGRGERFNRWRDGVFDRFRQAHGAALSICIDHRRWFLAGGLVFAVVGLALIKIVGFDFFPSVDAGQMRLHVRAPIGTRLEDTDLLVGRIEQTIRQIIPPGELDVVNAMIGVPTFYNLAFVSTDNVGTQDAELLIQLRPKHHPSRGYQDRLRRVLPEKFPGVQTYFMPADVVTQVLNFGLASMIDVQIEGKDPDASFAVARGLLEKIRRVPGTEDVRIGQVFNHPALRLDVDRQQAMQLDIRFRDVAASLLTSLSSSSLTSPNFWVNPQNGVNYTVAVQTPVLSMTSVNDLLGTSVTPQGGGSSPSTVDNVPSATPGPLAVGTADVLRRSANAPYLGGIARLSPAEDRASINHYTVQPIVDVQASVEGRDLGAVASDIQSIVDHTKVPANGRITIRGQAESMKTSFASFGLGLIVALILVYLLLMVLFQSAVDPLIIMVAVVGAFVGIAWILAITATTLNVESFMGAIMAIGIAVSNSILLVSFANQARAENDQLSATEAALQATATRLRPVLMTALAMILGMLPMALALGEGGEQNAPLGRAVIGGLIMATVVTLFVVPTIYVILRRRPPTAHQLDQRFKEEAQGAVAGAP, from the coding sequence ATGTGGATTGTTCGGCTGGCGCTGCGTCGGCCATACACGGTGCTGGTCAGCGTGCTGGTCGTGTTTCTGTTCGGCGGACTGTCGATCGGGCGGCTGAAGCGGGACGTTCTTCCCAACATCGACATCCCCGTCGTCATCGTCATCTGGAATTTTCCCGGGTTGCCCGCGACGGAGATGGAAAAGCGGGTGGTGTTCATCACCGAGCGCGCGCTATCGACCACCGTCAATGGCATTGAACGCATCGAATCGCAGTCGCTGTCCAGCGTGGGCCTGGTACGCGTCTACTTCGAGCAAGGAACAGACATTGGCGCGGCCATCGCCCAGATCAACGCCGTCTGCAACACCATCGTCCGCATATTGCCGCCTGGGATGACGCCACCGAACATCCTGCAGTTCAACGCTTCGAATGTGCAGGTCGCGCATTTGACGGTGAAAAGCGACAGCCTCAGCGAGCAGGAGCTGTTTGACTATGGCCTGAATTTCCTGCGTTTGCGGCTGTTCACGATTCCAGGACTGTCAACGCCCGCGCCCTTCGGCGGCCGCAGCCGCGAGGTGGTGGTCGATCTCGAACCGCAGAAGATGCAGGCCCGCGGGGTTTCGGCCGAGGACGTGGTCGATGGTCTGGTGGCTAATAACGTGATTCTGCCGGCCGGCCAGGCGCGCATCGGCGGAACCGAATACGACGTGCTGATGAATTCTTCGCCCTCGGTCGTCGAGGAGTTCAACACCATGCCGCTGAAAGTGGTGAACGGCATGCCCGTGCTGCTGGGCGACGTCGCCCATGTCCACGACGGCTACGCGGTGCAAACCAACATCGTGCGGGTCAACGGCCGGCGCGCCACCTATCTGTCGATCTTGCGCAAGGTCGGCTCGTCAACCCTGACCGTGGTGGACGCCGTTCGAAAGCTCTTGCCGTCAATCAAGGCCGCCGCGCCCCCCGGCACCGATCTGAGCATCGACTTTGACCAGTCGGTCTTTGTCCGCGCCGCCATCTCCAGTGTCCTGCGAGAGGCAGCGATCGCCGCCGGGCTGGTGTCCTTGATGATCTTTTTCTTTCTCGGCAGCTGGCGTCTGGTGGTCATTGTCTGCACGTCGATTCCCATCGCCTTGCTGTTCGGGGTGGTGGGCCTGTTCGTGACCGGGCAAACCCTGAATTTGATGACGCTGGGCGGACTGGCGCTGGCGGTCGGGATGTTGGTCGACGACGCCACGGTGGAGATCGAAAACATCCACCGCAATCGCCTGGAAGGCAAAGCGCTGACCGTGGCGATCCTGGATGGCGCGCACCAAGTGGCCGTGCCGGCTCTGGCCGCGACGCTGACCATCTGTATCGTCTTCTTTCCGGTGGTGATGCTGGAGGGGCCGGCGCGCTATCTCTTCGTGCCTTTGGCCATCGCCGTGATCTTCTCGATGCTGGCTTCTTACCTGCTGTCGCGCACGCTGGTGCCGACGCTGGCGCGGCGCTTGATGCCGGCCACCGACGACGGCCAGGCCGGGAACAAGCCGGGCGAGGGCGCGCACTCCGAAAAAAAGCCGGCCCTCGGTCGCGGCGAGCGGTTCAATCGCTGGCGCGACGGGGTCTTCGATCGCTTTCGGCAAGCGCACGGCGCCGCTTTATCGATCTGCATCGATCACCGCCGCTGGTTTCTGGCCGGCGGGCTGGTCTTTGCGGTGGTCGGTCTGGCGCTGATCAAGATCGTGGGTTTCGATTTTTTCCCCAGCGTCGACGCCGGCCAGATGCGCCTGCACGTGCGCGCTCCGATCGGTACGCGCCTGGAAGACACCGATCTGTTGGTCGGCCGAATCGAACAAACCATCCGTCAGATCATTCCGCCCGGCGAGCTGGACGTGGTGAACGCCATGATCGGCGTGCCGACTTTCTATAATCTGGCCTTCGTCTCGACCGACAACGTCGGCACGCAGGACGCCGAGCTGCTGATTCAATTGCGGCCCAAGCACCATCCGTCGCGCGGTTACCAGGATCGGCTGCGCCGCGTCCTGCCCGAGAAATTTCCTGGGGTGCAGACCTATTTCATGCCCGCTGACGTGGTGACCCAGGTGCTGAACTTTGGCTTGGCCTCGATGATCGACGTTCAGATCGAAGGCAAAGACCCCGACGCCTCGTTCGCCGTGGCGCGCGGACTGCTGGAGAAGATCCGGCGCGTCCCCGGCACGGAGGACGTGCGCATCGGTCAGGTCTTCAATCATCCCGCCTTGCGCCTGGACGTCGACCGGCAGCAAGCGATGCAGCTCGACATTCGCTTTCGCGACGTCGCGGCCAGCTTGCTGACGTCGCTCAGCTCTTCGTCGCTGACCAGCCCGAACTTCTGGGTCAACCCGCAAAACGGCGTCAATTACACCGTCGCCGTGCAGACACCGGTGCTGAGCATGACCAGCGTCAACGATCTGCTCGGCACCTCGGTGACGCCCCAGGGCGGCGGCAGCTCGCCCAGCACCGTCGACAACGTCCCCTCAGCGACGCCAGGCCCGCTGGCCGTCGGCACCGCCGATGTCCTCCGACGCTCGGCCAATGCTCCCTATCTGGGCGGCATCGCGCGGCTGTCACCGGCGGAAGATCGCGCGTCGATCAATCACTATACGGTGCAGCCGATCGTCGACGTGCAGGCGTCGGTGGAAGGCCGCGACCTGGGCGCGGTGGCCAGCGATATCCAGTCGATCGTCGACCATACCAAGGTGCCGGCCAATGGGCGCATCACCATTCGCGGCCAGGCCGAGAGCATGAAGACGTCCTTTGCCTCGTTCGGGCTCGGGCTGATCGTCGCCTTGATCTTGGTCTATCTCCTGCTGATGGTGCTTTTTCAATCGGCGGTGGATCCGTTGATCATCATGGTCGCGGTGGTGGGCGCCTTTGTCGGCATCGCCTGGATATTGGCGATCACCGCCACCACCCTGAACGTCGAATCCTTCATGGGCGCGATCATGGCCATCGGCATCGCGGTGTCGAACTCGATTCTGCTGGTCAGCTTTGCCAACCAGGCGCGCGCAGAGAACGATCAACTTTCGGCGACGGAGGCGGCGTTGCAAGCGACCGCGACCCGTTTGCGGCCAGTCCTGATGACGGCGCTGGCCATGATCTTGGGCATGCTTCCGATGGCGTTGGCGCTGGGAGAAGGCGGCGAGCAGAACGCCCCGCTCGGCCGCGCGGTGATCGGTGGGCTGATCATGGCCACTGTGGTGACGCTGTTCGTGGTGCCGACGATCTACGTGATCTTGCGGCGTCGGCCTCCCACCGCCCATCAACTGGATCAGCGTTTCAAAGAAGAGGCGCAAGGCGCCGTGGCGGGGGCGCCGTGA
- a CDS encoding SRPBCC domain-containing protein → MREGEGISIRRVLDAPCKQVFEAWTRPELMARWFFANEGWTTKVSADVRVGGRYELTMRDASGEEHAQFGEYREIVPVTRLVFTWSFPPLAVVDSVVTIKLVDLGPRTELELTHVLPSDPKIRRSHEEGWAGCLRNLDRFINQESRAMKGEPT, encoded by the coding sequence GTGCGGGAAGGCGAGGGGATCTCGATCCGACGTGTCTTGGACGCGCCATGCAAGCAGGTATTCGAGGCGTGGACGCGGCCCGAGCTGATGGCCCGGTGGTTCTTCGCGAACGAGGGCTGGACCACCAAGGTCTCGGCGGACGTCCGGGTCGGGGGACGCTACGAATTGACGATGCGCGACGCGAGCGGGGAGGAACACGCGCAGTTCGGCGAGTACCGCGAGATCGTGCCCGTGACGAGACTGGTCTTCACTTGGAGCTTTCCCCCCCTCGCGGTGGTCGACAGCGTCGTGACCATCAAGCTCGTCGACCTCGGGCCGCGAACGGAGCTGGAGCTGACGCACGTCCTGCCATCCGATCCGAAGATCCGCCGCAGTCACGAGGAGGGCTGGGCGGGCTGTCTGAGAAATCTGGACCGGTTTATCAATCAAGAGTCGCGCGCAATGAAGGGAGAGCCAACATGA
- a CDS encoding serine/threonine-protein kinase, translated as MAGKADIEGEVLADEIRQPSDARPENRLGTTVDKYTIVRQLGKGGMGAVYEARHARLARRFAIKFLLPEFAANREVLRRFENEAKAAGGLEHPNLAAVTDVGQAADGAPYLVMEFLEGEDCAKLLRRTGPLPVQRAIDIVLQACRGLAVAHKVGIVHRDLKPENIFIAAAGDGRDQVKVLDFGIAKLRVTEASVVTGTGATFGTAFYMSPEQARGAGEVDHRSDVWSMGVVLYELLSGQKPFTGEQFLQIIYQILSVEPPPLASVRSGLPPELLTLVERAMRKNPTERVPSVVALAEALAPFAAAANAGVPQTHSVPLVSETVASPQTRPPIAAVETRSGRGRAILIAGIAVAFAAIVAVAFGVGMRKSPLAVAPPTAVHAIAAPPATPVSIPPPTPSAVPAAVAPTPVAPPPASEPAVAKTVSGLSGQSEHRSDKHRSPSAKRTSTPVPPPPASKPASPQDPARAGHPIEIEKNDPYGR; from the coding sequence ATGGCGGGTAAAGCCGACATCGAAGGAGAAGTCCTAGCCGACGAAATCCGCCAGCCATCGGACGCCAGGCCCGAGAATCGCCTCGGCACCACGGTGGACAAGTACACCATCGTGCGGCAGCTCGGCAAAGGCGGCATGGGCGCGGTCTACGAAGCCCGCCACGCCAGGCTGGCGCGTCGATTCGCGATCAAGTTTTTGCTGCCCGAATTCGCCGCCAACCGGGAGGTCTTGCGCCGATTCGAAAACGAAGCCAAGGCGGCCGGCGGTCTGGAGCATCCGAATCTGGCGGCGGTAACGGACGTGGGGCAGGCGGCCGACGGGGCGCCGTACTTGGTGATGGAATTCCTGGAGGGCGAGGACTGCGCCAAGCTCCTCCGCCGAACCGGGCCGCTGCCGGTGCAACGGGCCATCGATATCGTACTGCAGGCGTGTCGCGGCCTGGCAGTCGCGCACAAGGTTGGAATCGTCCATCGCGATCTCAAGCCGGAGAACATCTTCATCGCCGCCGCGGGAGATGGTCGGGATCAGGTCAAGGTGTTGGACTTCGGCATTGCCAAGCTGCGCGTGACCGAGGCCAGCGTCGTGACCGGCACCGGCGCGACTTTCGGCACCGCTTTCTACATGTCGCCTGAACAAGCGCGTGGTGCGGGCGAGGTCGATCATCGGTCCGATGTGTGGTCGATGGGCGTCGTGCTTTACGAGCTTCTGTCGGGACAGAAACCTTTCACCGGTGAACAGTTCCTGCAGATCATCTATCAAATTCTCAGCGTCGAGCCGCCGCCGCTGGCCAGCGTTCGGTCTGGTCTCCCGCCTGAACTGCTGACGCTGGTCGAGCGCGCCATGAGGAAGAATCCGACGGAGCGGGTTCCCTCGGTGGTGGCGTTGGCAGAGGCGCTGGCCCCGTTCGCAGCAGCGGCGAACGCCGGGGTTCCGCAAACGCATTCCGTCCCACTGGTATCCGAGACAGTTGCCTCTCCGCAGACAAGGCCGCCGATTGCTGCGGTCGAGACTCGGAGCGGGCGCGGGCGAGCCATCCTCATCGCCGGCATCGCGGTGGCCTTTGCGGCGATCGTCGCCGTGGCGTTTGGGGTCGGTATGCGCAAATCGCCGCTGGCGGTGGCGCCACCTACGGCCGTTCATGCGATTGCGGCGCCCCCGGCCACGCCCGTTTCCATTCCGCCGCCGACACCATCCGCTGTGCCGGCGGCCGTCGCACCAACACCAGTCGCGCCACCACCTGCGTCGGAGCCCGCCGTTGCGAAAACCGTCTCTGGACTGTCCGGACAGTCCGAACACCGTTCGGACAAGCATCGTTCTCCCTCCGCCAAGCGAACCTCCACTCCCGTTCCGCCGCCGCCCGCGTCCAAACCAGCGTCACCGCAGGATCCAGCACGAGCGGGTCATCCGATCGAAATCGAAAAGAACGACCCATATGGGCGGTGA
- a CDS encoding DUF433 domain-containing protein, which translates to MTTDLLTRITHDSSIMGGRPCIRGMRVTVGTILGLLAAGRSADEILPNYPYLETVDIHATLAWAAWRSEEIEVPLKAS; encoded by the coding sequence ATGACCACAGACCTGTTGACTCGAATCACCCACGATTCGTCGATCATGGGCGGTCGGCCGTGCATTCGGGGAATGCGCGTCACCGTGGGCACGATTCTCGGGCTGCTCGCGGCGGGTCGGTCTGCTGATGAGATCCTGCCCAACTATCCATATCTGGAGACGGTGGATATCCACGCCACGCTCGCTTGGGCCGCCTGGCGGTCCGAGGAAATCGAGGTGCCGCTCAAGGCCTCATGA